In Flavobacterium sp. N3904, one DNA window encodes the following:
- a CDS encoding patatin-like phospholipase family protein: MYRITLFMFLFFSCLNVFSQETPKKAKIGLVLSGGGAKGFAHIGVLKVLEEAGIKIDYIGGTSMGAVIGGLYAMGYNAKQIDSIIGITNFSNVINDFIPRSSKNFYEKRNDELYALILPFNKFKIGTPEALSKGMYNFNLLSRLTLPVRHVRDFKELPIPFLCMGTNIALGEQVVFDKGILAQAIAGSSSLPSVFSPVVIDGNLIVDGGVVNNYPIEEVRKLGADIIIGVDVQNGLLNKDELRSASRIFFQITNLQMIERMKVNANLTEIYIKPDVKDYGVVSFDKATEIIKKGEDATFSVYEKINLLVDKSNPYHKPKLKVETDSLTIVDIKVNELKNYSRDFIIGKLNFKPGTKISFKDIETGINNLNATQNFSAVSYYFDKNGAYDDLVLNLTESSVKTNLKFGLHYDGLYKSAVLVNLTNKKTFIKNDFLSLDLALGDNVRYNFDYYIDNGFQLSYGFRSQLNQFNKNIPKEVFTFSSQDVNSINIDYSDLSNQVYIQSIFAQKFLIGVGAEFEYLNISSETLDLNSTITNSTYSSVFGYIKYDSYDNKYFPKSGWFFSGNPQFYMFSGGTKDFEPFSMLSAEVGIAKTIFNKTTIKLQAEAGTSIGNKSIPYFDFVLGGYGFYTTNNFKYFYGYNFLSLAANSYLESGITLDYEIFKKNHINFSANYANLEDNLYDSLNWIALPKYSGYAFGYGLETIIGPVEVKYSWSPETSDSYLWFTIGFLF; the protein is encoded by the coding sequence ATGTATAGAATAACACTTTTTATGTTTTTGTTTTTTTCTTGTTTGAATGTATTTTCTCAAGAAACACCAAAAAAAGCCAAAATAGGCCTTGTGCTAAGTGGCGGAGGTGCCAAAGGGTTTGCCCATATTGGGGTTTTAAAAGTACTGGAAGAGGCTGGTATAAAGATAGATTACATAGGAGGAACAAGTATGGGTGCTGTTATTGGTGGTCTTTACGCTATGGGATACAATGCCAAACAAATAGATTCTATTATTGGAATAACTAATTTCAGTAATGTTATTAATGATTTTATTCCCAGATCTTCCAAGAATTTTTATGAAAAGCGAAACGATGAATTGTATGCTTTGATCCTTCCGTTCAATAAATTTAAAATTGGGACACCCGAGGCTTTGTCCAAAGGAATGTATAATTTTAATTTATTAAGCAGGTTGACATTGCCCGTACGACATGTTCGGGATTTCAAAGAGTTGCCCATTCCTTTTTTGTGCATGGGAACCAATATTGCACTCGGCGAACAGGTAGTTTTTGACAAAGGAATTTTGGCTCAGGCTATTGCAGGAAGTTCTTCATTGCCGTCTGTATTTTCTCCCGTAGTTATAGATGGAAACCTAATTGTAGATGGAGGAGTAGTCAATAATTATCCTATAGAAGAAGTTCGTAAATTGGGAGCTGATATTATTATAGGAGTTGATGTTCAAAATGGCTTGTTGAATAAAGATGAGTTGAGGAGTGCTTCCAGGATTTTCTTTCAGATTACCAATTTGCAGATGATTGAGAGAATGAAGGTAAATGCCAATTTAACCGAAATTTATATTAAACCAGATGTGAAAGATTATGGAGTGGTTTCTTTTGATAAAGCAACAGAAATTATAAAAAAAGGAGAAGATGCCACTTTTTCTGTCTATGAAAAAATTAATCTGTTGGTTGATAAATCAAATCCTTACCACAAACCAAAATTAAAAGTAGAAACCGATAGTTTGACTATTGTAGATATTAAAGTCAATGAATTGAAAAATTATTCAAGGGATTTTATTATTGGAAAATTAAATTTTAAACCAGGAACCAAAATAAGTTTTAAAGACATAGAAACGGGAATTAATAACCTGAATGCCACTCAAAATTTTAGTGCCGTAAGTTATTATTTTGATAAAAACGGCGCATATGATGATTTGGTGCTTAACTTGACGGAAAGTTCTGTGAAGACAAATCTAAAATTCGGATTGCATTATGACGGCTTGTACAAGAGTGCTGTTTTGGTTAATTTAACCAATAAAAAAACGTTTATTAAGAATGATTTTCTATCCTTGGATTTAGCTTTAGGAGACAATGTAAGGTATAATTTTGATTATTATATTGATAATGGATTTCAGTTGAGTTATGGTTTTAGGTCGCAATTGAATCAATTCAACAAAAATATTCCAAAGGAAGTTTTTACTTTCAGTAGCCAAGATGTAAATTCTATAAACATTGATTATTCCGATTTGTCGAATCAAGTTTATATCCAATCGATATTTGCCCAAAAATTTCTTATCGGAGTTGGAGCAGAATTCGAATACCTAAATATTTCTTCTGAAACATTGGATTTAAATTCTACAATTACCAATAGTACTTATTCTAGCGTTTTTGGGTATATAAAATACGATTCGTACGACAATAAATATTTTCCAAAAAGCGGGTGGTTTTTTTCTGGAAATCCACAATTTTATATGTTTTCTGGAGGGACCAAAGATTTCGAACCGTTTTCTATGTTAAGTGCTGAGGTGGGTATTGCAAAAACAATTTTCAATAAAACAACCATTAAACTTCAGGCCGAAGCTGGAACTTCAATTGGGAATAAAAGCATCCCTTATTTTGATTTTGTTTTAGGCGGTTATGGTTTTTACACAACCAACAATTTCAAATATTTTTATGGCTATAATTTTCTAAGTCTTGCGGCAAATAGTTATTTGGAATCAGGAATTACTTTAGACTACGAAATTTTCAAAAAAAACCACATCAATTTTTCGGCAAATTATGCCAATCTAGAAGACAATCTCTATGATTCCTTAAACTGGATAGCATTGCCAAAATACTCAGGATATGCTTTTGGATACGGACTAGAAACAATAATTGGTCCAGTAGAAGTCAAATATTCCTGGTCTCCCGAAACTTCAGACTCTTACCTTTGGTTTACTATTGGTTTTTTATTCTAA
- a CDS encoding homogentisate 1,2-dioxygenase, translated as MPIYHKLGNIPPKRHTQFANPEGGLYYEQLFGTEGFHGHSSLSYHIHRPTQVKEILKSYSVEPKIAIGKNIKSLLLKGFELKPEDDFLDSRKAMLVNRDCIIGLAAPRKSLTTYFYKNADADEMIFIHKGKGKLRTMLGNIPFEYGDYLIIPRGIIYQIEFETEENRLFYVESYAPFYTPKRYKNDSGQHLEHSPFCERDFILPNELESHDEKGDFVIKMKKEGMMHEVVYATHPFDIVGWDGYNFPYGFSIHNFEPITGRVHLPPPIHQTFETSTFVVCSFVPRLYDYHPKAIPAPYNHSNIDSDEVLYYVDGDFMSRNNIEQGHITLHPKGIPHGPAPGAMERSIGHKETLELAVMVDTFRPLMVTEEAMGIDDGQYYKSWVD; from the coding sequence ATGCCAATATATCATAAACTAGGAAACATTCCTCCTAAAAGACATACCCAATTCGCAAATCCAGAAGGAGGTTTATACTACGAACAACTTTTTGGAACGGAGGGTTTTCATGGGCATTCTTCCTTGTCGTATCACATTCACAGACCAACACAAGTCAAAGAAATACTTAAATCCTATTCTGTCGAACCCAAAATAGCGATCGGAAAAAACATAAAATCATTGTTGTTAAAAGGTTTTGAATTGAAACCTGAAGATGATTTTTTGGACAGTCGTAAAGCAATGTTGGTCAATAGAGACTGCATCATAGGGTTGGCAGCACCCAGAAAATCATTAACCACTTATTTTTATAAAAATGCCGATGCAGATGAGATGATTTTCATTCATAAAGGCAAAGGAAAACTGCGTACCATGTTGGGGAATATCCCCTTCGAATATGGTGATTATTTGATTATTCCACGTGGTATTATTTATCAAATCGAGTTTGAAACCGAAGAAAATCGCTTGTTTTATGTAGAGTCTTATGCTCCTTTTTATACTCCAAAAAGATATAAAAACGACTCAGGACAACACTTGGAACATTCACCATTTTGCGAACGTGATTTTATCCTTCCAAATGAATTGGAATCGCACGATGAAAAAGGAGATTTTGTCATCAAAATGAAAAAAGAAGGCATGATGCATGAAGTGGTTTACGCTACGCATCCTTTTGATATTGTGGGTTGGGATGGTTACAATTTCCCGTACGGCTTCAGTATTCACAATTTTGAACCTATTACAGGTCGTGTGCATTTGCCACCGCCTATTCACCAAACCTTCGAAACCAGCACTTTTGTAGTGTGTTCTTTCGTTCCAAGATTGTACGATTACCATCCAAAAGCGATTCCGGCACCTTACAATCACAGCAATATCGACAGCGACGAAGTGCTGTATTATGTAGATGGCGATTTCATGAGTCGTAATAATATTGAGCAAGGACATATTACTTTGCACCCAAAAGGAATTCCACACGGTCCCGCCCCAGGCGCTATGGAACGCAGTATCGGACACAAAGAAACGCTGGAATTGGCTGTAATGGTCGACACCTTCCGACCGCTTATGGTAACAGAGGAAGCTATGGGAATAGATGATGGACAGTATTATAAATCTTGGGTAGACTAA
- a CDS encoding DUF3108 domain-containing protein — MKKIPILLLLVLIMGFETQKEEAYSVGEFLKFRVHYGILNAGYATIEVKEATLNNQSVYHVIGKGFSTGMTKFFFKVEDVYESYIDKDTRNPYKFVRKIDEGGYTKNQEGFFNQTTNKITVKDYKHKTEKSFDFPKNTQDILSSFYYLRNYPNINKIKPGESVVIDMFFDNETTKFKLKFIGREDITTKFGVVSAMIFRPLVQSGRIFKEEESLTLWISDDYNKIPIRIKANLLVGSIKADLEEYRGLNNPFKIKSK, encoded by the coding sequence ATGAAAAAAATCCCGATATTACTGTTATTGGTTCTGATTATGGGTTTCGAAACACAAAAAGAAGAAGCATACTCTGTTGGTGAATTCCTGAAATTTAGAGTGCATTATGGAATTTTAAACGCAGGTTATGCCACCATTGAAGTAAAAGAGGCAACTCTTAACAATCAATCTGTTTACCATGTAATAGGTAAAGGTTTTTCTACAGGTATGACCAAATTCTTTTTTAAAGTTGAAGACGTTTACGAAAGTTATATTGATAAGGATACACGAAATCCGTATAAATTTGTTCGAAAAATTGATGAAGGGGGTTATACCAAAAATCAGGAAGGGTTCTTTAACCAAACCACAAATAAAATAACGGTAAAAGATTATAAGCATAAAACCGAAAAATCATTTGATTTCCCAAAAAACACGCAGGATATTTTATCTTCTTTTTATTATTTAAGAAATTATCCCAATATCAATAAAATCAAACCCGGTGAATCGGTCGTTATAGATATGTTTTTTGACAATGAAACTACAAAATTTAAGTTAAAATTCATAGGGAGAGAAGATATTACAACTAAATTTGGCGTTGTTTCTGCCATGATTTTTAGGCCATTGGTGCAATCTGGACGAATTTTCAAAGAAGAAGAAAGTTTAACGTTATGGATTTCAGATGACTATAATAAAATACCAATTCGTATAAAAGCGAACCTTTTGGTAGGATCTATAAAGGCTGATCTAGAAGAGTATAGGGGATTAAACAATCCGTTTAAAATTAAATCAAAATGA
- a CDS encoding M23 family metallopeptidase — translation MKQIIVILAVLFSVISCNRNEEITENQVIPKSKKSDFGFKFSDFNVVQDSVKSGDTFGSILQNQNIGDKKVFDIVAQVKDTFDVRTIRINKHYTLLRSKNKTNTLDFFIYQPDALNYYVVDLRDSIAKAYKKTKPLTLKRRTIGGVLKGSLSETLEAANVEGALATRISKIFAWSVDFFKVKKGDRFGLTFTERYINDSIYDGVDSLEAAFFEYKGKIIYAFPFEQNPGSGKMDYYDEDGKTLKNFFLKTPIKFSRITSHFTMNRFHPVQQIWKAHKGTDYAAPTGTPISTTAAGIVEQTGYTAGNGNFVKVKHNSTYSTQYLHMSRILVRRGQHVTQGQTIGLVGSTGLATGPHVCYRFWKNGVQVDALRLKLPSGEPMNAKNKERFLKKIEPLKFELDSVSNL, via the coding sequence TTGAAACAAATAATAGTAATTTTAGCAGTACTTTTTTCCGTAATTTCCTGTAATAGAAATGAGGAAATAACAGAAAATCAAGTAATTCCAAAGTCCAAAAAGAGTGATTTTGGTTTTAAATTTTCTGATTTTAATGTCGTTCAAGATTCAGTAAAGTCGGGCGATACATTTGGTAGTATACTGCAAAATCAAAATATTGGCGACAAAAAAGTGTTTGATATCGTGGCACAGGTAAAAGATACTTTTGATGTGCGTACTATTCGAATCAACAAACATTATACACTTCTTAGATCTAAGAATAAAACCAACACTCTGGATTTTTTTATTTACCAACCCGATGCATTAAATTATTATGTGGTCGATTTGCGCGATTCGATTGCTAAAGCCTATAAAAAAACAAAACCTTTAACGCTAAAACGACGTACAATTGGCGGAGTTTTGAAAGGATCTTTATCAGAAACGTTAGAAGCGGCAAATGTTGAAGGAGCTTTGGCCACTAGAATTTCAAAGATTTTTGCGTGGTCAGTCGATTTCTTTAAAGTTAAAAAAGGAGACCGATTTGGGTTGACTTTTACCGAAAGATATATTAATGATTCTATATATGATGGAGTAGATAGTCTGGAAGCTGCTTTTTTTGAATACAAAGGAAAAATTATTTATGCTTTTCCATTTGAACAAAATCCTGGTTCAGGAAAAATGGATTATTATGATGAAGACGGAAAAACTCTCAAGAATTTCTTTCTTAAAACGCCAATTAAATTCAGTCGTATTACCTCTCATTTTACTATGAATCGTTTTCATCCTGTGCAACAAATCTGGAAAGCCCACAAAGGAACCGATTATGCGGCACCAACGGGCACACCAATTTCTACTACAGCTGCTGGAATAGTAGAACAAACTGGATATACAGCCGGTAATGGAAATTTTGTAAAAGTAAAACACAACAGCACCTATTCTACTCAATATTTGCACATGTCTCGAATATTAGTGAGACGCGGACAACATGTTACTCAAGGACAAACTATAGGATTAGTTGGAAGTACAGGACTAGCGACAGGGCCTCACGTATGTTATCGCTTCTGGAAAAACGGAGTTCAGGTTGATGCACTTCGATTGAAATTACCAAGTGGTGAGCCTATGAATGCCAAAAATAAAGAACGCTTTTTGAAGAAAATAGAGCCTTTGAAATTTGAATTGGATAGCGTTTCTAATTTGTAA
- a CDS encoding tryptophan 2,3-dioxygenase family protein: MTINDTTASILDEIDQKFQQINQKTDTHLEGLLWSKPITYWDYIQTDALLNLQIQRTTLPDEMVFIMYHQVNELLFKMILWEMHQISYAEKLTTGFFTERLMRISRYFDMLTTSFDIMGDGMEVEQYMKFRNTLTPASGFQSAQYRMIEIASTDLINLIDYRFRTTIDRNTPYEHALDHMYWQAAGKDHQTGEKSYLLLEFERKYKAAFITQMKEYNTINLWQKFKQLPDSDRENPELVKAMRHYDHTVNVTWVMGHLNAARKYIDNGKGDGEATGGSDWKKYMHPRYQRRIFFPELWSEEELANWGIEK; the protein is encoded by the coding sequence ATGACAATAAATGATACTACTGCATCAATTTTGGATGAAATTGATCAAAAATTCCAACAAATTAATCAAAAAACGGACACACACCTTGAAGGATTGCTTTGGTCAAAACCAATAACGTATTGGGATTATATACAAACTGATGCATTATTAAATCTGCAAATCCAAAGAACAACATTGCCTGATGAAATGGTTTTTATCATGTATCATCAAGTCAATGAATTACTTTTCAAAATGATACTTTGGGAAATGCACCAAATCTCTTATGCAGAAAAATTAACAACTGGTTTTTTTACCGAAAGGTTAATGCGAATAAGCCGTTATTTTGATATGCTTACGACATCTTTTGATATTATGGGAGATGGTATGGAAGTGGAGCAGTACATGAAATTTAGAAACACACTAACTCCTGCCAGTGGTTTTCAAAGTGCACAATACAGAATGATAGAAATCGCCTCAACCGATTTAATCAATCTTATCGATTACCGTTTTCGCACGACTATTGACAGAAATACACCTTATGAGCATGCTTTGGATCACATGTATTGGCAGGCAGCTGGAAAAGATCATCAAACTGGAGAGAAGTCTTATTTGTTATTGGAGTTTGAACGCAAATACAAAGCGGCTTTTATCACTCAGATGAAGGAATATAATACCATAAACCTTTGGCAAAAATTCAAACAATTGCCAGATTCAGATAGAGAAAACCCAGAATTGGTAAAAGCCATGCGTCATTACGATCATACCGTAAACGTTACTTGGGTAATGGGACATCTCAATGCTGCTAGAAAATATATTGATAATGGTAAAGGCGACGGTGAAGCTACTGGTGGAAGTGACTGGAAAAAATACATGCATCCAAGATACCAAAGAAGGATTTTCTTTCCGGAATTGTGGAGTGAAGAAGAATTGGCCAATTGGGGAATAGAAAAATAA
- the pgi gene encoding glucose-6-phosphate isomerase, with product MALNTINPTETPAWKKLQAHYTEMQKASMTAMFKADTSRTEKFHLKWNDFLVDYSKNRITQETIDLLLELANETGLKNAISDYFGGAIINQTENRAVLHTALRAPSSAVINVDGVNVMPEVYAVKNKVKSFTNEITSGQRTGYTGKPFTDIVNIGIGGSDLGPVMAVEALQYYKNHLNVHFASNVEGDHVQEIIKKLNPETTLFVIVSKTFTTQETLTNSETIKAWFLKSASQEDVAKHFVAVSTNIEKVTEFGINPDNVFPMWDWVGGRFSLWSAVGLSISLAVGFDNFNDLLSGANEMDEHFKTSDFDQNIPVTLALLSVWYNNFFGAESEALIPYTQYLQKLAPYLQQGTMESNGKSVGRDGKPVNYETGTIIWGEPGTNAQHAFFQLIHQGTKLIPSDFIGFVKPLYGDEDHHDKLMSNFFAQTEALMNGKSQEQVQAEFDKQGLSADKASVLLPFKVFAGNKPTNTILIQKLTPKSLGSLIAMYEHKIFVQGIIWNIFSFDQWGVELGKQLANSILDEIHTKQVKNHDSSTQFLLNYFLENK from the coding sequence ATGGCTTTAAACACAATAAACCCAACCGAAACACCTGCTTGGAAAAAATTACAAGCACATTATACTGAAATGCAAAAGGCTTCTATGACAGCAATGTTTAAAGCTGATACTTCAAGAACTGAAAAGTTCCATTTGAAATGGAATGATTTTTTGGTTGATTACTCTAAAAACAGAATTACTCAGGAAACTATTGATTTGTTGCTTGAATTGGCAAACGAAACAGGATTGAAAAATGCAATCTCCGATTATTTTGGAGGAGCCATTATCAATCAGACAGAAAATCGTGCCGTTTTGCATACCGCTTTGCGTGCACCGTCATCAGCTGTTATTAATGTTGATGGTGTTAATGTAATGCCGGAGGTATATGCCGTAAAAAATAAAGTAAAATCGTTTACAAACGAAATAACTTCAGGACAAAGAACAGGATATACCGGAAAACCATTTACTGATATTGTTAATATAGGTATTGGAGGTTCTGATTTGGGACCTGTTATGGCCGTTGAAGCTTTACAATATTATAAAAATCATTTAAATGTACATTTTGCATCGAATGTTGAAGGAGATCATGTACAAGAAATCATAAAAAAATTAAATCCTGAAACAACCTTATTTGTAATTGTTTCTAAAACATTTACGACTCAAGAAACTTTAACGAATTCAGAAACGATTAAAGCTTGGTTTTTAAAATCGGCAAGTCAGGAAGATGTGGCTAAACATTTTGTGGCGGTTTCGACCAATATTGAAAAAGTGACTGAGTTTGGAATTAATCCAGATAATGTATTTCCAATGTGGGATTGGGTTGGGGGACGTTTTTCGTTATGGAGCGCAGTAGGACTTTCAATTAGTTTGGCTGTGGGTTTTGATAATTTCAATGATTTATTAAGTGGTGCCAATGAAATGGATGAGCACTTTAAAACATCAGATTTCGACCAAAATATTCCCGTAACCCTTGCTTTATTGAGCGTTTGGTATAATAATTTCTTTGGTGCCGAAAGTGAAGCATTAATTCCATATACACAATATCTGCAAAAACTGGCTCCTTATTTACAGCAAGGAACTATGGAAAGTAATGGTAAAAGTGTGGGACGTGATGGGAAACCAGTAAATTATGAAACGGGAACCATTATTTGGGGCGAACCGGGAACCAATGCGCAACACGCCTTTTTTCAATTGATTCATCAAGGAACCAAATTGATTCCTTCAGATTTCATTGGATTTGTAAAACCATTATATGGAGATGAAGATCATCATGATAAATTAATGTCTAACTTTTTTGCACAAACGGAAGCTTTGATGAATGGTAAATCCCAAGAACAAGTGCAAGCTGAATTTGACAAACAAGGATTAAGTGCTGACAAAGCAAGTGTTCTTTTGCCATTTAAAGTATTTGCAGGAAACAAACCAACTAATACAATATTGATTCAAAAACTAACGCCAAAATCATTAGGTTCCTTAATTGCGATGTACGAGCACAAAATATTTGTGCAAGGAATTATTTGGAATATCTTTAGTTTTGATCAATGGGGAGTTGAACTTGGTAAGCAATTGGCCAATTCGATACTAGATGAAATTCATACTAAACAAGTTAAAAACCACGATAGTTCTACTCAATTTTTACTAAATTATTTTTTAGAGAACAAATAA
- the hppD gene encoding 4-hydroxyphenylpyruvate dioxygenase, which produces MAKEVKSVEYGLEKIFEGAQDFLPLLGTDYVEFYVGNAKQSAHYYKTAFGYQSLAYAGLETGVKDKTSYVLKQDKIRIVLTTPLTQDSPLHDHLKKHGDGVKVAALWVEDARSAYEETMKRGARSFMEPTVEQDEFGEVVRSGIYTYGETVHIFVERKNYNGVFLPGYKEWKSDYNPEPTGLKYIDHMVGNVGWNEMNTWVKFYEDVMGFVNFLSFDDKQINTEYSALMSKVMSNGNGRIKFPINEPAEGKKKSQIEEYLDFYGGPGIQHIAIATDDIIKTVSQLKARGVEFLSAPPHTYYQAIPERLGVHMEMMKEDLAEIEKLAIMVDADEDGYLLQIFTKPVQDRPTLFFEIIQRMGAKGFGAGNFKALFESIEREQQLRGTL; this is translated from the coding sequence ATGGCAAAAGAAGTAAAATCAGTAGAATACGGATTAGAAAAAATATTCGAAGGAGCGCAAGATTTCCTTCCGCTTTTAGGAACCGATTATGTCGAATTCTACGTAGGCAACGCAAAACAATCGGCACATTATTATAAAACCGCTTTTGGTTATCAATCATTAGCGTATGCCGGACTGGAAACTGGAGTAAAAGACAAAACGTCTTATGTGTTGAAACAAGACAAAATTCGAATCGTTTTGACTACTCCCTTAACGCAGGATTCGCCACTACATGACCATTTAAAAAAACATGGAGACGGAGTGAAAGTTGCCGCTCTTTGGGTTGAAGATGCTAGAAGTGCTTACGAAGAAACTATGAAGCGTGGTGCCCGTTCCTTTATGGAACCAACAGTAGAACAAGATGAATTTGGAGAAGTAGTTCGTTCTGGAATCTATACGTATGGAGAAACTGTTCACATTTTTGTGGAACGAAAAAATTACAACGGTGTTTTCTTGCCAGGCTACAAGGAATGGAAATCGGATTACAATCCGGAGCCAACTGGCCTAAAATACATCGACCACATGGTAGGAAATGTGGGTTGGAACGAAATGAATACTTGGGTAAAATTCTATGAAGATGTTATGGGGTTTGTCAATTTCCTTTCTTTTGATGACAAACAGATTAACACCGAATATTCGGCTTTGATGAGTAAAGTGATGTCAAACGGAAACGGAAGAATCAAATTTCCTATCAACGAACCCGCCGAAGGAAAGAAAAAATCTCAGATCGAAGAGTACTTGGATTTTTATGGAGGGCCAGGAATTCAGCACATTGCCATCGCTACCGACGATATTATAAAAACAGTTTCACAATTAAAAGCAAGAGGAGTTGAGTTTTTATCAGCCCCACCCCATACTTACTATCAGGCTATTCCAGAACGATTGGGAGTGCACATGGAAATGATGAAAGAGGATTTGGCCGAAATCGAAAAACTGGCCATTATGGTTGATGCCGACGAAGATGGTTATTTATTGCAAATTTTCACCAAACCTGTTCAAGATCGTCCTACTTTATTTTTTGAAATTATTCAAAGAATGGGGGCAAAAGGATTTGGTGCAGGGAACTTTAAGGCGCTTTTTGAATCAATAGAACGCGAACAGCAATTACGAGGAACGCTGTAA